The window CGGCGCGATCAGCCTCGGGGACGACGCCGTCAGGTGGCGTCGTGAAGCGGGGCTCCCCGACCAGCCGGTTTTTGCGATCGTATCGAACACGCTCAGGCTCGACCCGGCATCCGACATCTTCACCAAGGCTCCGCGTCGACCGCTCATCCTCACCTCCGCTGCGGCCCCCGCGGACCTGCGCTCGGCGCTCGCCGAGGTTGCGGACGTGATCGACTGCGGCGAGAAGGCCGTTGACACGAGGATGCTGCGCACCCTGCTGGCGGAGCGTGGGCTCCCGCAGATGCACAGCGAGGGTGGCCCGCACCTTTTTGGCGCGATGATTGCCGACGGCAGCGTCGACGAGCTCTGCATCACCGTGAGCCCGCGCCTTGAGGGCGGCATGGCTCGACGCATCGTGGATGGGGGAGCTGTCGCCCCGCGGGGTATGCATTTGGCGCACACCCTTGCGGCGGATGACGGCACTCTGCTGCTGCGCTACGTGCGCGCGGACTCCTAAGCGGCGGCAGCCTCGAGGCTGTGGGCGTCGAGAATCTCGTAGCTGTAGCCCTGCTCGGCGAGAAAGCGCTGGCGGTTCTGGGCAAAATCCTGGTCCACGGTGTCGCGGGCGACGAGGGTGTAGAAGTTCGCGGGCAGCCCGCTCTCTTTGGGGCGCAGGAGTCGGCCGAGGCGCTGCGCCTCTTCTTGGCGTGACCCGAACGACCCGGAGACCTGGATGGCAACCGTCGCCTCGGGCAGGTCGACAGAGAAGTTGGCGACCTTGGAGACGACGAGCACGGTGAGCCTGCCGTCGCGGAACTCCTGAAAGAGTCGCTCGCGTTCGGCGACCGGAGTCGCGCCGGTCAGTTGGGGCGCGTCGAGGGCCTCGGCGAGTTCATCGATCTGGTCGAGGTATTGGCCAATCACCAGGATGCGTTCGCCCGCGTGGCGCTTGACGAGCTGTTTGACGACTCCGAGCTTGGCCGGGGCGGTCGCGGCGAGGCGGTAGCGTTCGTCGTCGGCCGATGCCGCGTACTGCAGGCGCTCTTCTTGCGGAAGGTCGATGCGAACTTCGTAGCAGGATGCCGGGGAGATGTAGCCCTGAGCTTCGATCTCCTTCCACGGAGCGTCGAAGCGTTTGGGCCCGATGAGGCTAAAGACGTCGCCCTCGCGGCCATCCTCACGCACGAGCGTTGCCGTGAGCCCGAGCCTGCGCCGAGCTTGGAGCTCGGCGGTGAGCTTGAACACGGGGGCGGGCAGCAGGTGGACCTCGTCGTAGACGACTAGGCCCCAGTCGAGAGCGTCGAGCAGCTCGAGGTGGGCGTATTGGCCCTTCCTCTTGGCGGTGAGGATTTGGTAGGTGGCGATCGTGACGGGCTTGACCTCTTTGACCTGGCCGGAGTACTCGCCGATCTCCTCCTCGGTGAGGCTCGTGCGCTTGAGGAGCTCCGCCCTCCACTGGCGTGCAGAGACGGTGTTGGTCACGAGGATGAGCGTGTTGGCTTTCACCGCGGCCATGGCGCCGGCGCCCACGAGCGTCTTGCCGGCGCCACAGGGGAGCACGACGACTCCGGAGCCATGCTCGGTGAAGTTGTGCACCGCCTGCTGCTGGTACGGGCGGAGCCCCCAGTCCGACTCGTTGAGGGAGATCTCGTGCGGGGTGCCGGGCGTGTAGCCCGCGAGGTCTTCTGCCGGCCAGCCGAGCTTGAGCAGCTCCTGCTTGATCTGGCCGCGCGCCCACTGCTGAATGACAAAAGTGTTGGGGCCGCGACGCTCGAACAGCAGCTCGGCCACCTTCTTGGCCCGGCCGATTTCGGCCAGCACCGCAGGATCCGTCGCCGTCAGGGTGAGGACGCCATCCTCATCCCGCTCGATGCAGAGTCGGCCATAGCGGGCAACGGTCTCGTCGATATCAACGGCCACGCTCTGCGGAATCGCAAACTTGCTGAACTTCTCGAGCGTGCCGAGCATGTCGGCGGCGGTATGACCGGCGGCGCGGGCGTTCCACAGACCGAGCCGGGTGATGCGGTAGGTGTGGATGTGCTCGGGGGCACGCTCCAGCTCGGCGAAGATCGACAGGTCGTGCCGGGCGTCCTCCGCTAGAGGGTGCGCAACCTCCAGCAGAACGGTGCGGTCACTTTGCACAATCAGGGGGCCGTCAGTCATAACAGGCCAGTCTACGCGCGTGTCGCGAATCTGCTGCCCGAGATTAGCTGCCGGGGGCGATGGAGTCGATGCTCGAGAGCGGAAGGGTTCGCTCGATGTCGCTGCGCCGGTCGCGGGCCCGCAGCCGACCGCCGGCAACGCTCGTGGGCATGAGGTCGAACTCCACAATCGCCCCGCCCGGCACTGTAACGCTCACCGTGAGTGGCGTCTTGGCGCGAATCGCCGTCTCTAGCTGACGCGCGATCCAGGCCTGACCGCCACCCTCTTCGTCGGCGGGCTGATCGTCGGCCGCCTCGATGAGGCGCTCCACCAGTTCTACCAACGGGTCCACGATGCCGGCGCGGCTCGCGCGTGCCACCCTGTGGCGGCGCAGAGGGATGATCGTTCCGTTGCCGTCCTCGGCGGCGACCGGATAGCGCGCATCGCTGAGCGACCAGAACACCACGTCGAGGTCGAACCGGCTCACAAGGCGGTGCTCGCCTGCGCGGCGAAGGCCGAGCGACGAGAGCGTTTGGTCCACGGCGATGGTGCGCAACAGGTTGGGGTCGTCGGAGCGCAGATAGCTGCGGGCGCCGTGGTCGACCATGTCGGGGTCTGAGCCCCCGTCGACCGCGCCCGCCCGAATGAGGCCGTAGCGGGTGGAGCCTTCGCTGATGAGGTAATCCAGCGGCTGTGGCAGGCCAGTGCTCGAGACGGCGGCCAGAAACTCCCGCAGACTGTCGGCTGTCTCGCCCGCGGTGAGGGCGCGATTGAGGCTCGCGGCAGAGATGCGGTAGGTCATGGCCAGGCCACGGTTCTCTACATCGGCGACCAGCCGCATCCGCTCATCGATGTGCGGCACGAGGGGGCCAGGCGCTACCACCGACAGGTCGTGCTGCAGGTAGACGTGCTCCACCTCGGTGGGCAGAAGGGGCTGTAGGGCCTGCTCCGCGGCATCCGATCGCCCGGCAAGCAGCAGGGTTCCCGGGCTGCTGGGCACCTGCCCGGCCGTGATGCCCAGGAGCTCGGCGTCGCGCGTATAGGTGGTGACGCGCTCGTCCATCCACTCGCCGCCAACGGGGTAGAGCCAGTCGATGTAGGAGCGCAGCCCTTCGCCCCACACGGAGTGCGAGCGTTCGCCGAGGAGGCGACGGATGTCCAACGGCAGCCGAGCGAACCAGGCGTCGGAGAGTCCGCGCCAGCGTGCGCTGGTAGCCCGCGCCAGCCACGCGCTGCCCTCTTCTGTGGTCATCCAGGTGCTTGATTCGCGGCACACGAGGTTGCCGCGCTCGGCCAGGGAGAGGTAGGCGGCCACCGTTTCGAGGTCAACGAGCATGGCGGAGGCGAGCCGTTTGGAGTCGGGCAGGGCGATGCCGCCCTTGGAGAGCTCCCGCGCGGGCTGGCGTTCGAGCTCGATCAATAGCTCGGTGACGGCGCCCGTCGCGGCGAATGCGCGCTCGGCGGCGAGGCGGTCGATAAAGCGCTGGTCGACATCCGTCACCGGCTCCAGGGCGCCACCGGCTTCGATGCCCGCAAGGTCGTCGAGGCTCGGCAGACCAAAGACCGGCCACGACCGCAGCTGGTCGCACACGCCGTCGTAACAGCGGAACGTATCGCCCACGGGATGCACGAGCAGCAGTTCAGCGGCAGCCGTGAGGTGGTCGTGAACCTGCTCTACCGAGAGTGGGTGTGCCGAGATCGGGGCGAGCTGCGCGGCAACTTCGGCGGCGGTGAGCGGCTTGCCGTCGCGAGCGAGCATGGCGATGCAGGTGAGGGATGAGCGGTCGAGCCGGCTGAGCGCCTGCTGGATCGCCCCGTGGTCGAGCAGGGCGTCGGCGAGATCGAAGTAGTCGCGGATGCCCGCAGAAGCTGCGGGGGAGAGCCCGAGATCGCGGTTGGCGAGTGCGCTGAGAAGGTCGTCTCTGGAGGTGCCACGCAAGCGCGTGGCCAGCGTCAGTGTGTTCCCCATGGTTGCTCGCGTTCCGTCTCCGGCGCCGTTGCCAGAAACCATCGAAGTGAGTGGTGCTCTAGCGTGCGCGATTCTCGCGTGATCGTCTTACCCCCGTGATGGCGAGCAGTGCAACCGTGAGGAGCAGCGCTACCGGAAGAGCGAAGTACGGGATCATAATGACCGCGCCCCAGAGGCCGTTAAAACTGTTCACAATTGCCCCCGTCGCATAGCCGATCATGGCAGCAGCGAAGCAGAGCAGCGCCACGATCACGAGCGTTGCGATCATGAACGCGAGGATTCTCTGGGCGCGATTTGCGGTCTCGGGTGTTGAATTGCTCACAGCACAAGGATACGGGCTCAACAACCCCGTTAGGCTTACACGTTACGGCGGTCATTGCGGCACCGTGCATTTGCGTTCCCCACAATGAGAGGTAGTGCCATGCCAACCGGCAAGGTTAAGTTCTACGACGAGGACAAGGGCTTCGGCTTCATCAGCTCCGATGACGGCCAGGAGGTATTCCTTCACGCTTCTGCGCTGCCCGCCGGAACATCCGTTCGTGCGGGCACCAAACTCGAGTTCGGCATCGCCGACGGCAAGCGGGGCGCCCAGGCGCTCTCGGTTCGCGTGCTCGAGGCTCCGCCGAGCCTGGCGAAGATGAGCCGCAAGCCGGCCGACGACATGGCGATCATCGTTGAGGATCTGGTCAAGCTGCTCGACGGCATTGGCACGAACCTCAAGCGTGGGCGCTACCCCGAGGCAAGCCACTCGCGCAAGATCGCAGCCATGCTGCGAAAGGTTGCGGACGAGCTGGATGCCTGAGGCCCCGAGCATGACTGACGATTCGAGCGAGCCCCAGGCCGATTCGGTGGCGCCCGCGCGCCGAATCGCAAGCCCTGCCGATTTTGAGATCGCTCGCGCGGCGCTGCTTGAGATCACGACCCAGGAGACGATCGGTGCCCCCACGGGTTCGATCGACGAGGGCCAGGGCACCGTCACGGTGTATTTCGAGTCAAACAAGCTGGGCTACCCGGGCTGGCGCTGGACCGTGAGCATCGCGCATGTTGAGGGCTCAGCCCCCACCGTGCTCGAGACCGAGCTCACGCCCGGCGACGACGCCCTGCTCTCGCCCGATTGGATTCCGTGGGCCGACCGCCTCGCCGACTATCAGGCTGCTCAGGCGGCCGAGAAGGCGGCAGCGGCCGAGCTTGGCGAAGAATCGAGCGATGTGGATGACGACATCGACGACTCGGATGACTACTACGACGACGACCCCGACGACGACGATGCGGCTCTCCTTCACGGCGGCGACCTCGACGGTGTCGACATCGACGAGGTGCAGATCGTTCTCGAAGAGGGCTCTGCGGATGACGATGATGACGATGACGACGACTCGGATGACGACGACTCGGATGACGACGACTCGGATGACGACGACGACGAAGACTCCGACGACGAAGACTCCGACGAAGACGACGACGACGATCGCTAACTTCCACGCTTAACAAGCAAAGGCGCGGCACCCTCGGGTGCCGCGCCTTTGTTGTAGCTGCTGCTTAGAGTGCGCCCACCACGAACTCGATCGACTTGATCAGCTGACGAACGTCGGCGGGGTCGATGGCCGTGAAGGTGGCAACGCGAAGCTGGTTGCGGCCGAGCTTGCGGTATGGCTCGGTGTCGACGATGCCGTTGGCGCGCAGCACCTTGGCGATCGCGGCGGCATCGATGTCGTCGTTAAAGTCGATGGTTGCGACGACCTGCGAGCGGTGCTCGGGGTTTGCAACGAACGGGGTTGCGTAGTCGACGCTGTCGGCCCACTCGTAGAGAGCCGAGCTGGATTCCTTGGTGCGAGCATCCGCCCAGGCAAGTCCGCCGTTGCCGTTGATCCAGCGCACCTGCTCGTCGAGCAGCAGCAGTGTGGAGAGCGCGGGGGTGTTGAGCGTCTGGTTCAGGCGCGAGTTGTCGACGGCCTGCTTGATGCTGAGGAAGTCGGGGATGTAGCGGTCGCTTGCGGCGATGCGCTCGACACGCTCGAGGGCAGCGGGGGAGAAGAGGGCGAACCATAGGCCGCCGTCCGAGGCGAAGTTCTTCTGCGGCGCGAAGTAGTAGACGTCGGCCTGGCTGGCGTCGAAGTCGACTCCGCCGGCGGCGCTCGTCGCGTCGATCACGGTGAGGGCGCCCTCGTCGCCCGCAACTCGGGTGACGGGAGCCATAACGCCCGTGGAGGTCTCGTTGTGGGTCCAGGCGTAGACGTCGATGCCCTCGCGAGCCACGGCGTCGGCGCGGGAGCCCGGCTCGGCCTTGATCACGTCGGGGGCTTCGAGCCACGGCGCGGATGCTGCCTTGGCGAACTTGCCACCGAACTCACCGAACGTGAGGTTCTGGCTGCGCTTCTCGATGAGGCCAAATGCGGCAGCATCCCAGAATGCGGTGGATCCGCCGTTGCCGAGCACAACTTCGTAGCCTTCGGGGATGCTGAACAGCTGGCCGAGGCCCTCCTGAACGCTCTTGACGAGGTTCTTGACGGGCGCCTGGCGATGAGATGTTCCGAGGATCTTCGCCCCCTCAGTGGTGAGGAACGAGAGCTGCTCTGGGCGGACCTTGGAGGGTCCACATCCGAAGCGTCCGTCGGCGGGCAGCAGGTTAGAAGGAATTATCAGCTCGGCCATGGCGCAATTCTATTGCCCTCGGCCGAACGCCTACGCCGTATGACGACAGCACTCATGTGGCTAGCGGGCTGGACGCCGCGCCGCAGGTTAGGCTAGCCTGACACGCTTGTGCACCGGGAGGGCGACATTGACTGATCTCATTGACACCACTGAGATGTACCTGCGCACCATCTATGAACTCGAAGAGGAGAACATCATTCCGCTGCGGGCGCGCATCAGTGAGCGTCTGGGTCACTCGGGCCCCACGGTCTCGCAGACCGTCGGCCGCATGGAGCGCGATGGCCTCGTCGTTGTCGAGAACGACCGTCACCTCAAGCTCACCGATTCCGGCCGCGAAAAGGCCGTCAGCGTTATGCGCAAGCACCGCCTCGCGGAGCGTCTGCTCTCCGACGTGATCGGGCTCGAATGGTCGCTCGTGCACGAGGAGGCCTGTCGCTGGGAGCACGTGATGAGCGAGCAGGTTGAACTGCGCATCATGGAGCTTCTCGGCCACCCCACCCACTCTCCCTATGGCAACCCCATCCCCGGGCTTGAGGCCCTCGGCGAAGTGCCGACGACGAGTTTTGCCTCGGGTGTCGTCAACATCGTCAACTACACGCTGGGCGCGGTCGGCCCGGTTGCGGGCACCGTTCGCCGCCTCGGCGAGCCTGTGCAGTATGAGGTGGAGCTGCTTGAGCAGCTGCGCACGGCCGGCGTCGTGCCGGGCGCCAAGGCCAAGTTCACGGCATCCGGATCGTATGTTCTGGTCGAGGTCGACGGCGAAGAGGGCGGCCTTGAGCTGCCCAACGAGGTCGCGCAGCACGTTTACGTGGGCATCAAGGCGCTCTAACTCCCGGTTAACACTCGGTGGCAGGGCGATGGCTTTGTGGCGCGCCCAGATGCTGCACAGACCCGACGGGGTTACCCTGGAATTCGTGCAATTCTGATGAACCATCGGGAGAAACGTTATGAGTGAGGGCAGGAGCATCCGAACCACGGACGCGCTGTGCCCTGAGCGGCTCGCCGGGCACGGCCCCGGCGGCGGCACCCTCATACGCCCGAGCGACCGGTGCGACGCAGACACCTGCGCCTGTTCACCCCGCGGCACCGCCTTGATGGCGGTGCCTTTTTTCGTTAACCCGCGGATGCGGAACAACGAGTCAGAGCTGTGCGAAGCGTCGCGCCCCTGCAAGCCGTGCAGGGCGAGAACGATTGGATACCCATGCGCACCCTCGTGTTGAACGCGGGCTATGAGCCCCTCGCCATCGTCAGCTT is drawn from Salinibacterium hongtaonis and contains these coding sequences:
- a CDS encoding pyrimidine reductase family protein; the encoded protein is MSESGSGSIRMLRPYASLDDDGLAAVYAVHDRAVPWLRVNFITSIDGAATHDGLSGGLGTSADRRVFDVLRWLADVIVVGAGTVRTEGYGAISLGDDAVRWRREAGLPDQPVFAIVSNTLRLDPASDIFTKAPRRPLILTSAAAPADLRSALAEVADVIDCGEKAVDTRMLRTLLAERGLPQMHSEGGPHLFGAMIADGSVDELCITVSPRLEGGMARRIVDGGAVAPRGMHLAHTLAADDGTLLLRYVRADS
- a CDS encoding DNA repair helicase XPB, which gives rise to MTDGPLIVQSDRTVLLEVAHPLAEDARHDLSIFAELERAPEHIHTYRITRLGLWNARAAGHTAADMLGTLEKFSKFAIPQSVAVDIDETVARYGRLCIERDEDGVLTLTATDPAVLAEIGRAKKVAELLFERRGPNTFVIQQWARGQIKQELLKLGWPAEDLAGYTPGTPHEISLNESDWGLRPYQQQAVHNFTEHGSGVVVLPCGAGKTLVGAGAMAAVKANTLILVTNTVSARQWRAELLKRTSLTEEEIGEYSGQVKEVKPVTIATYQILTAKRKGQYAHLELLDALDWGLVVYDEVHLLPAPVFKLTAELQARRRLGLTATLVREDGREGDVFSLIGPKRFDAPWKEIEAQGYISPASCYEVRIDLPQEERLQYAASADDERYRLAATAPAKLGVVKQLVKRHAGERILVIGQYLDQIDELAEALDAPQLTGATPVAERERLFQEFRDGRLTVLVVSKVANFSVDLPEATVAIQVSGSFGSRQEEAQRLGRLLRPKESGLPANFYTLVARDTVDQDFAQNRQRFLAEQGYSYEILDAHSLEAAAA
- a CDS encoding helicase-associated domain-containing protein — its product is MGNTLTLATRLRGTSRDDLLSALANRDLGLSPAASAGIRDYFDLADALLDHGAIQQALSRLDRSSLTCIAMLARDGKPLTAAEVAAQLAPISAHPLSVEQVHDHLTAAAELLLVHPVGDTFRCYDGVCDQLRSWPVFGLPSLDDLAGIEAGGALEPVTDVDQRFIDRLAAERAFAATGAVTELLIELERQPARELSKGGIALPDSKRLASAMLVDLETVAAYLSLAERGNLVCRESSTWMTTEEGSAWLARATSARWRGLSDAWFARLPLDIRRLLGERSHSVWGEGLRSYIDWLYPVGGEWMDERVTTYTRDAELLGITAGQVPSSPGTLLLAGRSDAAEQALQPLLPTEVEHVYLQHDLSVVAPGPLVPHIDERMRLVADVENRGLAMTYRISAASLNRALTAGETADSLREFLAAVSSTGLPQPLDYLISEGSTRYGLIRAGAVDGGSDPDMVDHGARSYLRSDDPNLLRTIAVDQTLSSLGLRRAGEHRLVSRFDLDVVFWSLSDARYPVAAEDGNGTIIPLRRHRVARASRAGIVDPLVELVERLIEAADDQPADEEGGGQAWIARQLETAIRAKTPLTVSVTVPGGAIVEFDLMPTSVAGGRLRARDRRSDIERTLPLSSIDSIAPGS
- a CDS encoding cold-shock protein, which codes for MPTGKVKFYDEDKGFGFISSDDGQEVFLHASALPAGTSVRAGTKLEFGIADGKRGAQALSVRVLEAPPSLAKMSRKPADDMAIIVEDLVKLLDGIGTNLKRGRYPEASHSRKIAAMLRKVADELDA
- a CDS encoding DUF3027 domain-containing protein yields the protein MTDDSSEPQADSVAPARRIASPADFEIARAALLEITTQETIGAPTGSIDEGQGTVTVYFESNKLGYPGWRWTVSIAHVEGSAPTVLETELTPGDDALLSPDWIPWADRLADYQAAQAAEKAAAAELGEESSDVDDDIDDSDDYYDDDPDDDDAALLHGGDLDGVDIDEVQIVLEEGSADDDDDDDDDSDDDDSDDDDSDDDDDEDSDDEDSDEDDDDDR
- the serC gene encoding phosphoserine transaminase: MAELIIPSNLLPADGRFGCGPSKVRPEQLSFLTTEGAKILGTSHRQAPVKNLVKSVQEGLGQLFSIPEGYEVVLGNGGSTAFWDAAAFGLIEKRSQNLTFGEFGGKFAKAASAPWLEAPDVIKAEPGSRADAVAREGIDVYAWTHNETSTGVMAPVTRVAGDEGALTVIDATSAAGGVDFDASQADVYYFAPQKNFASDGGLWFALFSPAALERVERIAASDRYIPDFLSIKQAVDNSRLNQTLNTPALSTLLLLDEQVRWINGNGGLAWADARTKESSSALYEWADSVDYATPFVANPEHRSQVVATIDFNDDIDAAAIAKVLRANGIVDTEPYRKLGRNQLRVATFTAIDPADVRQLIKSIEFVVGAL
- a CDS encoding metal-dependent transcriptional regulator; the encoded protein is MTDLIDTTEMYLRTIYELEEENIIPLRARISERLGHSGPTVSQTVGRMERDGLVVVENDRHLKLTDSGREKAVSVMRKHRLAERLLSDVIGLEWSLVHEEACRWEHVMSEQVELRIMELLGHPTHSPYGNPIPGLEALGEVPTTSFASGVVNIVNYTLGAVGPVAGTVRRLGEPVQYEVELLEQLRTAGVVPGAKAKFTASGSYVLVEVDGEEGGLELPNEVAQHVYVGIKAL